In the Wyeomyia smithii strain HCP4-BCI-WySm-NY-G18 chromosome 2, ASM2978416v1, whole genome shotgun sequence genome, one interval contains:
- the LOC129720172 gene encoding uncharacterized protein K02A2.6-like, translating into MTHGIPVYPFQFVSMDVFFSGYQGTKRAFLVTVDHYSDYFEVNILKDLRPESVIAAYKEIFVRHGKPQIILTDNGTNLVCRKMEEFAIEWDFQYTTSSPHHQQSDGKAEAAVKIAKRLLKKSGESGIDFWYALLHLAEYTQ; encoded by the coding sequence ATGACTCACGGCATTCCAGTGTACCCTTTTCAATTTGTTTCCATGGATGTGTTTTTCTCTGGCTACCAAGGAACTAAGAGAGCATTTCTTGTGACTGTAGACCATTACTCGGATTACTTTGAAGTCAATATCTTGAAAGATTTGAGACCTGAATCAGTTATAGCCGCCTACAAGGAGATCTTCGTCCGTCACGGAAAGCCACAAATTATACTAACAGATAACGGTACGAACCTCGTTTGTCGAAAGATGGAAGAATTCGCCATCGAATGGGATTTTCAGTACACTACATCATCTCCTCATCACCAGCAATCTGACGGGAAAGCGGAGGCAGCCGTGAAGATTGCTAAACGTTTACTGAAAAAGTCAGGAGAGTCGGGAATAGATTTTTGGTATGCTCTTTTGCATTTGGCGGAATATACCCAATAA